The DNA sequence CGCTGAAGCTCTTGCGGAAGACTGTGGTGGAGAGACCCGGGCATTGTCTCTCGGGACAGCACAGGCGAGCCTCATGGAATTTGACGTCGTTATCAATTCTACTTCTGTAGGAATGGCACCCGGCACAGGTCAGATGCCGATTTCACTTGAAAAGCTGGCTTCCCGGACACTCGTCAGTGATTTAATCTATAATCCCTGGAAAACAAGATTTCTAAAAGAAGCAGATAAAAAAGGTGCTGAGACATTAAATGGTGTAGGAATGTTCGTGCACCAGGGAGCACTTTCATTCGAACTATGGACAGGAGTCCAGGCACCGGTGAAAATAATGGAACGTACCGTAACTGAAAAATTAAGAGAGGTGTAAACAGCTCATGTTATCAGGTAAACAGAAGCGATATCTGCGCAAAGAAGCGCACAATCATAAGGCTATTCTTCAGGTTGGTAAAGGGGGAGTAAATGAAAACCTCGTCAAACAGGTGAATGATGCTCTCGAAGCAAGAGAAATTATAAAAGTTAGTATTCTACAAAATAATTTTGACGACAACGACCAAACAGCTTCGGAATTAGCCGAGGGAGCAGACGCTCATATCGTCCAGATCATCGGAAATACAGTCATATTATATAAGGAATCATCGGAAAATAAACAAATCGAACTGCCGGAATAAGGAGTAAGAGTTTATGAAAAAAATCGGCCTTCTCGGCGGAACGTTCGATCCACCCCATATCGGTCATCTAATTATGGCAGAAGAAGCAAGGCTGCATTGCGGTCTTGAAGAAATCTGGTGGATGCCGAACAAAATTCCTCCACATAAGGAAAAAACAGATACAACGGAAAAGCAGAGAATTGAAATGGTAGAGCAGATGGTTCGATTATCTCCCTCTTTTGCTTTATGCTTAAAAGAAATGGAGAGAAACGGCCCGTCTTATACTGCGGATACGCTTTTAGCCTTAAAAGAGGAAATGCCAGATATTCAATTTCACTTCATCATGGGTGGAGACAGCTTTGAGAACTTTCATTTGTGGGCAAGGTATGAAGAACTGCAGCATATGATTCCCTTTATAGTAATGAAAAGACCGGGCTCTGAAAAAGCAATAGTTAAAAAAGAGGATTTTATAAAACTGGATTTTATTGATCGTTTTGAGCTTAGTATCTCTTCTTCTGAAATAAGAGAGGGCGTTAACCGGGGGACATGGAATAAATTCCTCGTCATAAATGAAGTAAATGATTATATTAAGGAGCATCGACTTTATGAATGAAGCACATGCTTTAAAGGCAGTAAAAGACGCTCTGAAACCGGTAAGATATGAGCATACGGTGCGCGTACTTGAAACTGCCGACCAGCTTTGCAGTCTTTACGGAGGTAACAGGAACAAAATACGTCTCGCTGCAATTCTGCATGATTATGCTAAATACCGCCCTGCTGAGGAAATGAGGAACAAGGTCAGCAGCTCAGATAAACTGCCGGATAATCTTCAGCTTTTTGGTGATGAACTGCTTCATTCCTTTGTAGGAGCTGTTTTTGTAGAAGAAGAGCTTGAAGTAAAAGATAGAGAAATTCTTGAAATTATCGCTGTGCATACAACGGGCAAACGAAATATGACGCTGGAACAGAAAATTGTTTTTTTAGCGGACTATATTGAGCCGGGACGGACTTTTTCAGGAGCTGAAACAGCTAGAAAAAAAGCTGAAAAGAGCCTGGATGAGGCATGCCTTACTGTTCTTTCTCAAACTATTTCTTTTTTATCGGAAAAACGATGGCCGATTTATCCTGATACGTTTGAGGCGTACAACGATTTAGCAATTAGAAGAAAGGAAGATATTATTAATGAATAGCAGACAATTACTGGATATTACTGTCCGTGCTGCCGATGAAAAAAATGCTCAGCAGATTAAAACGTTAAATATGGAAGGAATTTCTTCTATAGCTGATTATTTTGTTATTTGTCACGGAAATTCCGAAACGCAGGTGGAGGCAATAGCAAGAGAGATTAAAAATAAAGCTTCAGAAGCGGGATTTGATGTGAAGCGCCTGGAAGGTCTTAAAGAAGCCAGGTGGGTTCTAATTGATCTTGATGACGTTGTCGTCCATGTTTTTCATAAGGAAGACAGAGATTATTATCAGCTTGAAAAATTGTGGGGAGATGCTCCTATAATTGATACAGAAGAAGTATTAGGATAAGAGGCGGTGACCATGCAGGAAGAACATTTCGCCTCATTATATGACATGCTGATGGAGGATGCCCCTTACGAAAAGTGGGTAAAATTCACTTCACAACATCTCTCAAAAGGAAGCAGGGTCCTGGATGTTGGCTGCGGCACAGGGACTCTTACACTCTTATTGGAAGAGGAAGGTTTTCAGGTTTCAGGTGTTGACATTTCGGAAGATATGCTTGTAATTGCAGAACAAAAAGCAAGGGAGAGAAAAAACAAGTCCCGTTTTTTCAAACAGGATATGACGAAACTGACTGGTTTTGAAAATCTGGATGCTGTGACTCTTTATTGTGACGGGCTGAATTATCTGCCTTTTGAAAAAGACATAAAAGACACATTTCGATGCGCAGCTGAAAGTTTAAAAAAGGATGGGGTATTTTTATTCGATGTCCATTCACCATTCAAGCTTGAGCACATTTTCGATAATCAGCTTTATGGGGAAGACCGATCCTCCGTCTCGTATCTATGGTTTTGTGAGCCTGGAGAGGAACCATTGAGCGTCCATCATCAACTTACATTTTTTGTGAAACAGGACGCAGGACATTATCTTCGTAAAGATGAAGATATATATCAGAGAACTTTTTCTCCATCATTTTATGAAAAATGTCTCATTGAAGCAGGCTTTTATTCCATCGAGATTTCAGGGGATTTCGGAGGCTCGAAAGTAACAGAGCATGACGAAAGAATTTTCTTCAAAGCTGTAAAAAAATAGTGGATAAATTTGAAATGCTGCAGTATAATTATGTTTCAAACCTACCTCAATTACCGTCAAAGCGGTAAGCTTTTATTAAGAACGACTTCTAAAGAGAAATCTGTCCGCCGGTCCAGGCCGGGCGGATTTTTTTATTGTAT is a window from the Alkalicoccus halolimnae genome containing:
- the nadD gene encoding nicotinate (nicotinamide) nucleotide adenylyltransferase, with the translated sequence MKKIGLLGGTFDPPHIGHLIMAEEARLHCGLEEIWWMPNKIPPHKEKTDTTEKQRIEMVEQMVRLSPSFALCLKEMERNGPSYTADTLLALKEEMPDIQFHFIMGGDSFENFHLWARYEELQHMIPFIVMKRPGSEKAIVKKEDFIKLDFIDRFELSISSSEIREGVNRGTWNKFLVINEVNDYIKEHRLYE
- the yqeK gene encoding bis(5'-nucleosyl)-tetraphosphatase (symmetrical) YqeK, translating into MNEAHALKAVKDALKPVRYEHTVRVLETADQLCSLYGGNRNKIRLAAILHDYAKYRPAEEMRNKVSSSDKLPDNLQLFGDELLHSFVGAVFVEEELEVKDREILEIIAVHTTGKRNMTLEQKIVFLADYIEPGRTFSGAETARKKAEKSLDEACLTVLSQTISFLSEKRWPIYPDTFEAYNDLAIRRKEDIINE
- a CDS encoding class I SAM-dependent DNA methyltransferase gives rise to the protein MQEEHFASLYDMLMEDAPYEKWVKFTSQHLSKGSRVLDVGCGTGTLTLLLEEEGFQVSGVDISEDMLVIAEQKARERKNKSRFFKQDMTKLTGFENLDAVTLYCDGLNYLPFEKDIKDTFRCAAESLKKDGVFLFDVHSPFKLEHIFDNQLYGEDRSSVSYLWFCEPGEEPLSVHHQLTFFVKQDAGHYLRKDEDIYQRTFSPSFYEKCLIEAGFYSIEISGDFGGSKVTEHDERIFFKAVKK
- the rsfS gene encoding ribosome silencing factor; amino-acid sequence: MNSRQLLDITVRAADEKNAQQIKTLNMEGISSIADYFVICHGNSETQVEAIAREIKNKASEAGFDVKRLEGLKEARWVLIDLDDVVVHVFHKEDRDYYQLEKLWGDAPIIDTEEVLG
- the yhbY gene encoding ribosome assembly RNA-binding protein YhbY — translated: MLSGKQKRYLRKEAHNHKAILQVGKGGVNENLVKQVNDALEAREIIKVSILQNNFDDNDQTASELAEGADAHIVQIIGNTVILYKESSENKQIELPE